In Ilumatobacter fluminis, the following proteins share a genomic window:
- a CDS encoding YHYH protein yields MTTLMTPRRRVALGAALAASLLLAACSSDDAADDTTESVSTDDLETETDPETDADDTPAGTDTTESETTDDTTATDDSAQSVDVVSGCTEIAALFTTDGSANADLPDPESSAVCDGDTVVVTSNGIPDYTYVETSPGPPAAQDLTYEIPAEPTVADETTDVPLLGALGVTLAGIPIYGPTEGTGGDVGSIDGILMDCGSHNGPTGFHLHLVGTSDTNDCDFTPDEIASGPQLLGYAFDGYPIYTGNDQYASSWQLTDESLFASDTWAAHTYVEGSGDLDECNGLTDADGNYAYYTTDSFPYVLGCFVGEVDIRGRA; encoded by the coding sequence ATGACCACGCTGATGACACCTCGCCGGCGAGTCGCCCTCGGCGCCGCACTGGCGGCGTCACTCCTCCTCGCCGCCTGTTCGAGTGACGACGCCGCTGACGACACGACCGAGTCCGTCTCGACCGACGACCTCGAGACGGAGACCGACCCCGAGACCGACGCCGACGACACCCCGGCCGGCACCGACACGACCGAGAGCGAGACGACCGACGACACGACCGCAACCGACGATTCGGCGCAGAGCGTCGACGTCGTCTCCGGATGTACCGAGATCGCTGCCTTGTTCACCACCGACGGTTCGGCCAACGCCGACCTCCCCGACCCGGAATCGTCGGCGGTGTGCGACGGTGACACGGTCGTCGTCACCTCGAACGGCATCCCCGACTACACCTACGTCGAGACCAGCCCGGGGCCGCCCGCGGCGCAGGACCTCACCTACGAGATCCCCGCTGAACCGACCGTGGCCGACGAGACGACCGACGTCCCGCTCCTGGGTGCGCTCGGCGTCACACTCGCGGGCATCCCGATCTACGGCCCGACCGAGGGGACGGGCGGCGACGTCGGATCGATCGACGGGATCCTCATGGACTGCGGCAGCCACAACGGACCGACCGGATTCCACCTCCACCTCGTCGGCACCAGCGACACCAACGACTGCGACTTCACGCCCGACGAGATCGCCTCGGGGCCGCAGCTGCTCGGCTACGCGTTCGACGGCTACCCGATCTACACCGGCAACGACCAGTACGCCTCGTCGTGGCAGCTCACCGACGAGTCGTTGTTCGCGAGCGACACCTGGGCCGCCCACACCTACGTGGAGGGTTCGGGTGACCTCGACGAGTGCAACGGGCTCACCGACGCCGACGGCAACTACGCCTACTACACGACCGACTCGTTCCCGTACGTCCTCGGTTGCTTCGTCGGCGAGGTCGACATCCGAGGCAGGGCGTGA
- a CDS encoding HNH endonuclease signature motif containing protein yields the protein MGPVDVPEDASFDDRCALFDEPIARAAGALNAAHAHLVELTEQLIDTDTWQQGDCRTPEAFLRWKVGLSPHRAEEIVAAARERSHRPATYELFDEARISLDQLTASLRGPRWADTKIADFIPLAPVTKIRVAMRPNNFEPDPDEPTPAPKPADDRLSYGPTDDGRWRISGNLPLEDGLRIEQAINERRDALFNDGNENVTTPQAFVDCFDRSLAAVESDSRRDHYRTWLHLDVTDGHTTTTDGWQIPMAMRDRILCDGIIQPVWHQDGIPFSVGRNQRIVPERTRRIIELRDRGCRTPGCTNQHVEIHHIVHWLDGGTTDTANLISLCKYHHRLHHQGELEITGNADLFDHVEFTFTKTGQRCTGVAQPTPPTEQPDQTPRYEPPLLGRFDWNYIGLGWVHPNAQKLRLEQLRAHLDRSDPRAA from the coding sequence ATGGGCCCGGTCGACGTCCCCGAAGACGCTTCGTTCGACGACCGCTGCGCCCTGTTCGACGAACCAATCGCCCGAGCAGCCGGCGCCCTCAACGCCGCCCACGCCCACCTCGTCGAACTCACCGAACAACTCATCGACACCGACACCTGGCAACAAGGCGACTGCCGCACCCCCGAAGCATTCCTCCGCTGGAAAGTCGGCCTCTCCCCACACCGCGCCGAAGAAATCGTCGCCGCCGCCCGCGAACGCTCCCACCGCCCCGCCACCTACGAGTTGTTCGACGAGGCCCGCATCTCGCTCGACCAACTCACCGCATCACTGCGCGGACCCCGCTGGGCCGACACCAAGATCGCCGACTTCATCCCCCTCGCCCCGGTCACCAAGATCCGGGTCGCGATGCGCCCCAACAACTTCGAACCCGACCCCGACGAACCCACACCCGCACCGAAGCCCGCCGACGACCGGCTCTCCTACGGCCCCACCGACGACGGCCGCTGGCGCATCTCGGGCAACCTCCCCCTCGAAGACGGCCTCCGCATCGAACAAGCCATCAACGAACGACGCGACGCTTTGTTCAACGACGGCAACGAGAACGTCACGACACCGCAGGCGTTCGTCGACTGCTTCGACCGATCCCTCGCTGCCGTCGAGTCCGACTCACGCCGCGACCACTACCGCACCTGGCTCCACCTCGACGTCACCGACGGCCACACCACCACCACCGACGGCTGGCAGATCCCGATGGCGATGCGAGACCGCATCCTCTGCGACGGCATCATCCAACCCGTCTGGCACCAAGACGGCATCCCGTTCTCCGTCGGACGCAACCAACGCATCGTCCCCGAACGCACCCGCCGCATCATCGAACTCCGCGACCGCGGCTGCCGCACACCCGGCTGCACCAACCAACACGTCGAGATCCACCACATCGTCCACTGGCTCGACGGCGGAACCACCGACACCGCCAACCTGATCAGCCTCTGCAAATACCACCACCGGCTACACCACCAAGGCGAACTCGAGATCACCGGCAACGCCGACCTCTTCGACCACGTCGAATTCACGTTCACGAAGACCGGGCAACGATGTACCGGGGTCGCCCAGCCGACCCCACCCACCGAACAACCCGACCAAACACCCCGATACGAACCACCCCTGCTCGGACGCTTCGACTGGAACTACATCGGCCTCGGCTGGGTCCACCCCAACGCACAGAAACTCAGGCTCGAACAACTCCGAGCCCACCTCGACCGCTCAGACCCCCGAGCAGCCTGA
- the hisS gene encoding histidine--tRNA ligase — MPSFQTSPGMRDILAPESARWRAFTQVFAEVVESAGYGLIIPPMMEDLGVFTRLGDATDVVTKEMYDFVDKGERHVALRPEQTASVCRAFAQHRPVTPWKAWYSGPNFRYEKPQRGRYRQFDQVGVEVLGVDDPYLDVEVIALGWEFYRRLGLQQVTLLLNSLGEPDDRARYVEALRQHFDAAGDDLSEQSRRTLDKNPLRVLDSKRREDQPIVAAAPTIDQFWSDAAAEHFATVQSGLRELDIAFTVDMKLVRGLDYYRRTTFEFQGGTLDSAQNALGGGGRYDGLVEDLGGPATPGVGFALGVDRTLLACDDEGVFDAPDPAVDAFVVDTTGGAQALAITAALRQAGLRADRAYENRSMKAQMKAANRSGAAYAVIVGTDEVDNGTVAVRPLRGDGEQVTIARDSLITDLHTRLQGSNQ; from the coding sequence GTGCCTTCGTTCCAGACCAGCCCCGGGATGCGTGACATCCTCGCTCCGGAGTCGGCCCGCTGGCGCGCGTTCACCCAGGTGTTCGCCGAGGTGGTCGAGTCGGCCGGCTACGGCTTGATCATCCCGCCGATGATGGAAGACCTCGGGGTCTTCACCCGGCTGGGCGACGCGACCGACGTGGTCACCAAGGAGATGTACGACTTCGTCGACAAGGGGGAGCGCCATGTGGCACTGCGCCCCGAGCAGACGGCCAGTGTCTGTCGGGCCTTTGCCCAGCACCGTCCGGTCACACCTTGGAAGGCCTGGTACTCGGGGCCGAACTTCCGCTACGAGAAGCCGCAGCGCGGCCGCTACCGCCAGTTCGATCAGGTCGGCGTCGAGGTGCTCGGCGTCGACGACCCGTACCTCGACGTCGAGGTCATCGCGCTCGGCTGGGAGTTCTACCGCCGGCTCGGCCTGCAGCAGGTCACGCTCCTGCTCAACAGCCTCGGCGAGCCCGACGATCGTGCCCGCTACGTCGAGGCGCTCCGGCAGCACTTCGACGCGGCCGGCGACGACCTCAGCGAGCAGAGCCGACGCACCCTCGACAAGAACCCGTTGCGCGTGCTCGATTCGAAGCGACGAGAAGATCAGCCGATCGTCGCCGCTGCGCCGACGATCGACCAGTTCTGGTCCGATGCGGCCGCAGAGCACTTCGCCACGGTCCAATCGGGCCTGCGCGAACTCGACATCGCCTTCACCGTCGACATGAAGCTCGTCCGCGGACTCGACTACTACCGCCGCACGACCTTCGAGTTCCAAGGCGGCACCCTCGACTCGGCGCAGAACGCACTGGGCGGCGGCGGCCGCTACGACGGCCTCGTCGAAGATCTCGGCGGGCCCGCGACGCCCGGCGTCGGGTTCGCGCTCGGCGTCGATCGCACCCTCCTGGCGTGCGACGACGAGGGCGTGTTCGACGCTCCCGATCCGGCCGTCGACGCGTTCGTCGTCGACACGACCGGGGGAGCGCAGGCGCTCGCCATCACCGCAGCGCTCCGTCAGGCCGGCCTGCGCGCCGACCGCGCCTACGAGAACCGCAGCATGAAAGCCCAGATGAAGGCAGCGAACCGCTCCGGCGCCGCCTACGCCGTCATCGTGGGCACCGACGAGGTCGACAACGGCACCGTCGCCGTCCGGCCACTGCGAGGCGACGGTGAGCAAGTCACCATCGCCCGCGATTCACTGATCACCGATCTCCACACACGCCTCCAAGGAAGCAACCAATGA
- a CDS encoding LLM class flavin-dependent oxidoreductase, which yields MRYGVAIDLHVGESAPEEVAWPNVEALVQLAESGGLDVVVLPDHLAYRAGGDGDYSLPDEGVGVREAMTTAAAVAASTSTIGIGHSVINAPYRPPAMLAHQIAALADIAGGRYTPTIGAGNSFDYDQVGVDGTRRASGLAECVQVVAELLRSGTAHLEGTHWTTDRAELALRPDPAPAIIVAAAGPKAMEVAARLGDGWNGWVPTDPESEHVDHLLHRLERACSEHGRDPDTMVRTADVVIDPLDAAGARQRSIETIDMLAAKGFDEVRCWLHSDATFEARRDALEAYLTMRT from the coding sequence ATGCGGTACGGGGTGGCCATCGATCTGCACGTGGGGGAGTCGGCGCCGGAGGAGGTGGCGTGGCCGAACGTCGAGGCGCTCGTTCAGCTCGCCGAGTCGGGCGGTCTCGACGTCGTCGTGCTGCCCGACCACCTGGCCTATCGGGCGGGCGGCGACGGCGACTACTCGCTCCCCGACGAGGGAGTCGGCGTTCGCGAGGCGATGACGACGGCGGCCGCCGTGGCGGCATCGACGTCGACGATCGGGATCGGCCACTCGGTCATCAATGCGCCGTACCGACCGCCGGCCATGCTCGCCCACCAGATCGCGGCGCTCGCCGACATCGCCGGTGGCCGCTACACACCCACGATCGGTGCGGGCAACAGCTTCGACTACGACCAGGTCGGCGTCGACGGAACCCGACGTGCGAGCGGCTTGGCCGAGTGCGTCCAGGTCGTCGCCGAACTCCTCCGGAGCGGCACCGCACATCTCGAGGGCACCCACTGGACCACCGATCGCGCCGAACTGGCCCTCCGGCCCGACCCGGCCCCGGCGATCATCGTCGCCGCCGCCGGCCCGAAGGCGATGGAGGTCGCCGCCCGACTCGGTGACGGCTGGAACGGGTGGGTGCCCACCGACCCCGAGAGCGAGCACGTCGACCACCTCCTCCACCGACTGGAGCGGGCGTGCAGCGAACACGGCCGCGATCCCGACACGATGGTTCGCACCGCCGACGTCGTGATCGATCCGCTCGACGCAGCCGGTGCCCGTCAACGCTCGATCGAGACGATCGACATGCTCGCGGCCAAGGGCTTCGACGAGGTGCGCTGCTGGCTCCACTCCGACGCCACCTTCGAGGCCCGCCGCGACGCCCTCGAGGCGTACCTGACGATGCGCACCTGA
- a CDS encoding DUF305 domain-containing protein, which yields MTVAADVVVRGRRRFLGLSVGVVGTALVGGTVGACGTDDSAAEPTDVDIGFLTDMSAHHGQALVLCQRVLGRDVGTPVTAAAAEVLQNQSIELGMMRAWLTDWGQSTAPPDTVMAWMHIGGGMPLAEMHGLASEAELAELSQLDGLAQGRYWLELMSAHHEGGVAMATAAARLASSEKVVRLAENQAAVQTFEIEQYQQLLDSAYATV from the coding sequence GTGACGGTGGCCGCCGACGTCGTCGTTCGAGGTCGGCGGCGCTTTCTCGGCCTGTCCGTCGGCGTCGTCGGTACCGCCCTCGTTGGCGGAACCGTCGGCGCCTGCGGAACGGACGACTCGGCCGCTGAGCCGACCGACGTCGACATCGGCTTCCTGACGGACATGAGTGCCCATCACGGCCAGGCGCTCGTGCTCTGTCAACGGGTGCTCGGACGTGACGTGGGGACGCCGGTCACCGCGGCTGCGGCGGAGGTCCTCCAGAACCAGTCGATCGAGCTCGGGATGATGCGCGCCTGGTTGACCGACTGGGGCCAATCGACGGCGCCACCGGACACCGTGATGGCTTGGATGCACATCGGCGGCGGGATGCCCCTCGCCGAGATGCACGGTCTGGCGTCGGAAGCCGAGCTGGCCGAGCTGTCGCAACTCGACGGGCTGGCGCAGGGCCGCTACTGGCTCGAACTGATGTCGGCCCACCACGAGGGCGGCGTGGCCATGGCCACCGCGGCTGCGAGGCTGGCGTCGAGCGAGAAGGTGGTTCGCCTCGCCGAGAACCAGGCCGCCGTGCAGACCTTCGAGATCGAGCAATACCAGCAGCTCCTCGACTCGGCCTACGCGACCGTCTGA
- the aspS gene encoding aspartate--tRNA ligase — translation MSSTSMRTHQCGELRSDDIGQTVSLTGWVGRRREHGEHLAFVDLRDHTGITQCVINDDVDVRSEYVVRITGVVRARPEGTVNDSLPTGDIEVGDCEVEVLRKATPPPFPVDARADGVDENIRLQYRYLDLRRERMQRNLRIRSSVNAAVRKAMERQEFVEVETPMLVPSTPEGAREFLVPSRKEHGAFYALPQSPQLFKQLLMVGGVDRYYQIARCLRDEDLRADRQYEFMQLDMEMSFVGQDDVLDAVSEAVLDAAEAVTGERPGPIERMTWREAMERFGIDKPDLRFGMELTELTDVFSATEFKAFAGAEAIKGLKVDGAADDYGRNQLDKLTDKAKSAGAKGLVWLKCTDEGFDSPVAKFLSDDEVAAVKAAMEAQTGDLILIVADDWMTTCEVLGTLRNDLGRPPVHQGPYRYVWIVEFPLFVGVDKESGRPKPGHHPFTMPHPDDIDKFETDPMAVRSIAYDLVLNGWELGSGSIRIHEPELQKKVFTALGITDEEAARKFGFFLNPFEYGAPPHGGFAFGLDRLVAILAGEENIREVIAFPKTQNGTDPMTNAPVEVDPKQLADLNLKVLPKID, via the coding sequence ATGAGCAGCACCTCGATGCGGACCCACCAGTGCGGTGAGCTCCGCTCCGACGACATCGGACAGACCGTCTCCCTGACCGGCTGGGTCGGCCGCCGCCGTGAGCACGGCGAACACCTCGCGTTCGTCGACCTCCGCGACCACACGGGCATCACCCAGTGCGTCATCAACGACGACGTCGACGTCCGCTCGGAGTACGTGGTGCGGATCACCGGTGTGGTGCGTGCCCGCCCCGAGGGCACCGTCAACGACAGCCTGCCGACCGGCGACATCGAGGTCGGCGACTGCGAGGTCGAGGTGCTCCGCAAGGCGACGCCGCCGCCGTTCCCGGTCGACGCCCGCGCCGACGGCGTCGACGAGAACATCCGACTCCAGTACCGCTACCTCGACCTCCGACGCGAGCGCATGCAGCGCAACCTGCGGATCCGTTCGTCGGTCAACGCGGCCGTGCGCAAGGCGATGGAGCGCCAGGAGTTCGTCGAGGTCGAGACGCCGATGCTCGTGCCGTCGACGCCCGAAGGCGCCCGTGAGTTCCTCGTGCCGTCGCGCAAGGAACACGGTGCGTTCTACGCCCTGCCGCAGTCGCCCCAGCTGTTCAAGCAGCTCCTGATGGTGGGTGGCGTCGACCGCTACTACCAGATCGCCCGCTGCCTGCGCGACGAAGACCTCCGTGCCGACCGTCAGTACGAGTTCATGCAGCTCGACATGGAGATGAGCTTCGTCGGTCAGGACGACGTGCTCGACGCCGTCAGCGAAGCAGTGCTCGATGCCGCCGAGGCGGTGACGGGGGAGCGCCCGGGCCCGATCGAGCGGATGACGTGGCGCGAGGCCATGGAGCGGTTCGGTATCGACAAGCCCGACCTCCGGTTCGGCATGGAGCTGACCGAGCTCACCGACGTGTTCTCGGCCACGGAGTTCAAGGCGTTCGCCGGTGCAGAGGCGATCAAGGGCCTCAAGGTGGACGGCGCCGCCGACGACTACGGCCGCAACCAGCTCGACAAGCTGACCGACAAGGCCAAGAGCGCCGGCGCCAAGGGCCTCGTCTGGCTGAAGTGCACCGACGAGGGCTTCGACAGCCCGGTCGCCAAGTTCCTCTCCGACGACGAGGTCGCCGCAGTCAAGGCCGCAATGGAGGCGCAGACCGGCGACCTGATCCTGATCGTCGCCGACGACTGGATGACGACCTGCGAGGTGCTCGGCACGCTCCGGAACGACCTCGGTCGCCCGCCCGTCCACCAGGGCCCCTACCGCTACGTGTGGATCGTCGAGTTCCCGCTGTTCGTCGGCGTCGACAAGGAGTCGGGCCGCCCGAAGCCGGGCCACCACCCGTTCACGATGCCGCACCCCGACGACATCGACAAGTTCGAGACCGACCCGATGGCGGTCCGCTCGATTGCCTACGACCTGGTGCTCAACGGCTGGGAGCTCGGTTCGGGTTCGATCCGAATCCATGAGCCCGAGCTGCAGAAGAAGGTGTTCACGGCGCTCGGCATCACCGACGAGGAAGCGGCTCGCAAGTTCGGCTTCTTCCTGAACCCGTTCGAGTACGGCGCCCCGCCGCACGGCGGCTTCGCGTTCGGTCTCGACCGCCTCGTGGCGATCCTGGCGGGCGAGGAGAACATCCGTGAGGTCATCGCCTTCCCGAAGACCCAGAACGGCACCGACCCGATGACCAACGCCCCCGTCGAGGTCGACCCCAAGCAGCTCGCCGACCTCAACCTCAAGGTCCTCCCCAAGATCGACTGA
- a CDS encoding PLDc N-terminal domain-containing protein — MLAYDYPLLGIFWTLLILGFVIAIGFVVIYVLIDNLRRPQRGVVKAAWTLGIIAFPLLGALVYIVTRPEMEQPGPPLRPAY, encoded by the coding sequence ATGCTGGCGTACGACTATCCATTGCTCGGGATCTTCTGGACGCTGCTGATCCTCGGCTTCGTGATTGCGATCGGGTTCGTCGTGATCTACGTGCTGATCGACAATCTTCGTCGTCCGCAACGCGGTGTGGTGAAGGCGGCGTGGACACTCGGGATCATCGCCTTCCCGCTGCTGGGCGCACTCGTCTACATCGTCACCCGGCCGGAGATGGAACAGCCGGGACCGCCACTGCGACCGGCGTACTGA
- the add gene encoding adenosine deaminase: MSEFPREFVRSLPKAELHVHLEGTVDAPTLLALAERHGVEPPASDEDGVREWFTFDGFPMFLERYFTIVGLLRDPDDFALAAERYLQTAHEQGVVHVEFHVSATGHVLENGKAWAPIHDGIVDGCRRAAAQTGQTWGLIPDISPHLPAADCARAMDQVFSHDLSGVVAIGMGGPADSWWTDDFTPIYERARSLGLPGVAHAGEHGGADEVRFAIEQFGAVRIQHGIGAMQDPEVVDLLVERGIACDVCPGSNLALHAVESAEAHPLARMLDAGVTVTLATDDPPMFHTSLLDEYERAWQWCELDEDGLRRLADNSLAARL; the protein is encoded by the coding sequence ATGTCGGAGTTCCCGCGTGAGTTCGTCAGGTCGCTGCCCAAGGCGGAGCTGCATGTCCACCTCGAAGGGACGGTCGATGCGCCGACACTGCTCGCCCTGGCCGAACGCCACGGTGTGGAGCCGCCGGCGTCCGACGAGGACGGTGTCCGCGAGTGGTTCACCTTCGACGGCTTCCCGATGTTCCTCGAGCGCTACTTCACGATCGTCGGGTTGCTCCGTGATCCGGACGACTTCGCGCTCGCCGCCGAGCGCTATCTCCAGACCGCTCACGAGCAAGGTGTGGTGCACGTCGAGTTCCACGTGTCGGCGACCGGGCACGTGCTCGAGAACGGCAAGGCGTGGGCACCGATCCACGACGGCATCGTCGACGGCTGCCGTCGCGCTGCAGCACAGACGGGGCAGACGTGGGGGTTGATCCCCGACATCTCACCGCACCTTCCGGCGGCCGACTGTGCGCGGGCGATGGACCAGGTGTTCTCGCACGATCTCTCGGGTGTCGTCGCGATCGGGATGGGCGGCCCTGCCGACTCGTGGTGGACCGACGACTTCACGCCGATCTACGAGCGCGCCCGCTCGCTCGGGCTGCCGGGCGTTGCCCACGCCGGCGAGCACGGCGGCGCCGACGAGGTCCGGTTCGCGATCGAACAGTTCGGGGCTGTTCGCATCCAGCACGGGATCGGTGCGATGCAGGACCCCGAGGTGGTCGATCTGCTCGTCGAGCGTGGGATCGCGTGCGACGTGTGCCCCGGTTCGAACCTGGCGTTGCACGCCGTCGAGTCGGCGGAAGCCCACCCGCTCGCCCGGATGCTCGATGCGGGGGTGACCGTCACACTCGCGACGGACGACCCGCCGATGTTCCACACCAGCCTGCTCGACGAGTACGAGCGGGCGTGGCAGTGGTGCGAACTCGACGAAGACGGCCTCCGCCGCCTCGCCGACAACTCCCTGGCCGCGCGCCTGTGA
- a CDS encoding STAS/SEC14 domain-containing protein, translating to MIEHIEDLPDGCIGMRAVGDFTIDDFTTVIEPDVDAIVERHDKLRLVLELGERFTGFGEGAWGELTGGIRHIHFHRGAVVTDDGTISHAVNLLKWTLHGHVRTFHTHEFAKAVSWIAG from the coding sequence GTGATCGAACACATCGAGGATCTGCCCGACGGTTGCATCGGGATGCGAGCGGTCGGCGACTTCACGATCGACGACTTCACGACCGTGATCGAGCCCGATGTCGACGCGATCGTCGAGCGTCACGACAAGCTGCGCCTGGTGCTCGAACTCGGTGAACGCTTCACCGGGTTCGGCGAAGGCGCCTGGGGAGAGCTGACGGGCGGCATTCGCCACATCCACTTCCACCGAGGTGCCGTGGTGACCGACGACGGCACGATCTCCCACGCCGTCAACCTCCTGAAGTGGACGCTGCACGGACACGTCCGCACGTTCCACACCCACGAGTTCGCCAAAGCGGTCAGCTGGATCGCCGGCTGA
- a CDS encoding SRPBCC family protein: MKPWWVEREIAAPAGEAWALLVDVERWPAWGPSVSDAGLDGDAFGLGATGWVRTAVGVRVPFEITSFEDGEEWGWKVAGIPATDHRVRPVTDDRCVVGFGVPPLVAPYALVCRRALATIDGLLTG, from the coding sequence GTGAAGCCCTGGTGGGTCGAGCGTGAGATCGCCGCGCCGGCGGGGGAGGCGTGGGCTCTCCTCGTCGACGTCGAGCGGTGGCCGGCATGGGGGCCGTCGGTCTCCGATGCGGGGCTCGACGGCGACGCCTTCGGGCTTGGGGCGACGGGGTGGGTGCGGACGGCGGTCGGTGTCCGGGTGCCGTTCGAGATCACGTCGTTCGAGGACGGTGAGGAGTGGGGGTGGAAGGTGGCCGGCATACCGGCGACCGACCACCGGGTCCGCCCGGTCACCGACGACCGGTGCGTCGTCGGTTTCGGCGTGCCGCCGCTCGTCGCACCGTACGCGCTCGTGTGTCGGCGGGCCCTCGCAACGATCGACGGACTGCTCACCGGCTGA
- a CDS encoding SDR family NAD(P)-dependent oxidoreductase produces the protein MTAQAPISSGFGFDSTATDVLDGIDLTGSYAVVTGGYSGLGLETTRALAACGADVLVPARRPDHARSVLAELGDTAGDVSVAELDLADQASVARFVEATVGAGRPSDILINNAAIMACPETRIGPGWEAQFGTNHLGHFTMTVGLWPLLIDGGARVISLSSTGHKASDIRWDDPMFERGDYDKWIAYGQAKTANALFALHLDVLGEPHGVRAFSVHPGGIMTELQRHLPREEMQERGWIDENGNVNPLFKSPEQGAATSVWAATTPSLDGMGGVYCEDCDVANRTDPEGPFARFLGVDAHATDPSSAERLWAMSVELTGVDIT, from the coding sequence ATGACCGCTCAGGCACCCATCTCCTCCGGTTTCGGCTTCGACTCGACCGCAACCGATGTCCTGGACGGCATTGACCTGACCGGGTCGTACGCCGTCGTCACCGGCGGCTACTCGGGGCTCGGCCTCGAGACGACGCGAGCGCTGGCTGCGTGCGGCGCCGACGTGTTGGTGCCCGCCCGTCGTCCGGATCACGCCCGGTCGGTCCTCGCCGAGCTCGGCGACACCGCCGGCGACGTTTCGGTCGCCGAACTCGACCTTGCCGATCAGGCGAGCGTCGCCCGTTTCGTCGAGGCCACCGTCGGCGCCGGTCGGCCGAGCGACATCCTCATCAACAACGCTGCGATCATGGCCTGCCCGGAGACCCGCATCGGACCGGGTTGGGAAGCACAGTTCGGCACGAACCACCTCGGCCACTTCACGATGACAGTCGGGCTCTGGCCGCTCCTGATCGATGGAGGCGCACGGGTGATCTCGTTGAGCTCGACCGGGCACAAGGCGTCCGACATCCGCTGGGACGACCCCATGTTCGAGCGAGGCGACTACGACAAGTGGATCGCCTACGGCCAAGCGAAGACGGCGAACGCCCTGTTCGCGCTCCACCTCGACGTGCTCGGCGAACCGCACGGCGTGCGGGCGTTCTCGGTTCACCCGGGCGGCATCATGACCGAACTGCAGCGTCACCTGCCTCGCGAGGAGATGCAGGAACGAGGCTGGATCGACGAGAACGGCAACGTCAACCCGCTCTTCAAGTCGCCCGAGCAGGGGGCGGCCACCTCGGTCTGGGCCGCGACGACACCGTCGCTCGATGGCATGGGCGGCGTCTACTGCGAGGATTGCGACGTCGCCAACCGCACCGATCCGGAAGGCCCGTTCGCTCGGTTCCTCGGCGTCGACGCCCACGCGACCGATCCGTCGTCGGCCGAACGACTCTGGGCGATGTCGGTCGAGTTGACCGGCGTCGACATCACCTGA